The stretch of DNA GCTTTTTTAACTTCTGGTAAGTCCTTTATCTGCGGCTTTATCTCAGACTGCGCTACTTTTAGTATATTTTTAGATTGTGAGTGATCGTTATTAGTAAAGAAAAATATTCCAGTAAAAATGCCTCCAATGAAGGTAATAGAAATTACCAGTGCAAGGAGGCTATAATTTTTTTTCATTAGATGGTTCCTCCTCCGTTTTCTTCATTGAAAATTGTAACAGAAAAAGCAGGGAAGATAGGTTGGTAATATCCACCTTTTAACGGGAGGAAGTTCAAACATTTGAAAAGTAGTTCGATTTTTTGATATAATAATAAGGTTAATGTTAAAAATACGTATGTTTTATACGTTTTATTATAGGAAAGTGCAAGGTGGTAAATATGAATCAAGAATATAGAGTATTATTATATTATAAATATGTTGAGATAGAGAATCCTGAAGAAACAGCGAATGAACATCGCCAATTCTGTAATGAAAAAGGCTTAAAAGGCAGAATAATTATTGCCGCAGAAGGAATTAATGGAACTGTTTCCGGTACGATTGAACAAACAGATGCCTATATCCAATACATGGAGCAGCACCCGCTGTTTTCCGGTACAATTTTTAAAATAGATGAAGCATCTGAACATGCCTTCAAAAAGATGAAGGTCCGTTCTAGATCAGAGTTGGTTACTTTACGTCTAGAGGACGATATCAATCCTAATGTTTTAACAGGGAAGCACTTAAAACCGAGGGAATTTTTTGAACAAATGCAGAAGGATGATACAGTGGTCATCGATGCTAGAAATGACTATGAATATGACTTAGGACATTTCCGAGGAGCTGTTAGGCCGGATATCTTAAATTTCCGTGATCTTCCGCAATGGATTAGAGAGAATAAGGAACAGTTTGAAGGGAAAAAGATTCTTACTTATTGTACTGGCGGCATTCGTTGTGAAAAATTCTCAGGTTGGATGCTTCAAGAGGGATTTGAAGATGTATCACAGCTTGATGGCGGTATTGTTACGTATGGAAAAGACCCAGAAGTACAGGGAGATCTTTGGGATGGCCAACTCTATGTGTTTGATGAGCGTATTAGTGTCCCTGTAAATCAAAAAGAGCATGTGGTGGTAGGAAAAGACTACTACACTGGACAACCATGTGAACGCTATGTTAACTGTGCAAATCCAGAATGTAACCGAAAAATCCTATGTTCAGAAGAAAATGAGCACAAACATTTACGCAGCTGCTCTCATGAATGCAGGGTTCATCCAAGGAACCGTTATATTGCGCAACATGGATTAAGCAAAGAAGAGGTCAACGAAAGATTAATGGCTCTTAAGTAATAAATAATTAGAAGCAGGTCAGATTATTAGCTGACCTGCTTTTTATTTTTCAAAAAAAGGGATATTAAGACACTTATGGTATATAATTGTGAAAATGATTTTCGAGGAAGGAGTTTTATATGCAAACCTATACATGCCGAAACGAAGTACCCGTATATGAGAAGTGGAATCTTGCAGATATTTATACGAATGTAAGTAACTGGGAAGAAGAGTATCAATTAGTGGAACAACTTGCTGTACAATTGAAGAATTATGACGGAAATATACATGATGGCCCCTCCTTGCATAAGTATCTTCACCAAAAAGAGGTTTTATCGTTTCATTTTAATAAGTTGTACGCTTATGCCATGTTATCTGTGGATGAAAACACAAGGGATACAAATGCTCAATCTCTATTAGAGCGGGCGAAACAACTCAGTGTGAAGGTTAGCTCCTCCACCTCATTCTTTATGCCTTATTTATTAAGCTTAGATGAGACAACTTTAAAAGGATACTTGGAAGAAGAAGAAAAGCTAGAATA from Bacillus sp. SLBN-46 encodes:
- a CDS encoding rhodanese-related sulfurtransferase, which translates into the protein MNQEYRVLLYYKYVEIENPEETANEHRQFCNEKGLKGRIIIAAEGINGTVSGTIEQTDAYIQYMEQHPLFSGTIFKIDEASEHAFKKMKVRSRSELVTLRLEDDINPNVLTGKHLKPREFFEQMQKDDTVVIDARNDYEYDLGHFRGAVRPDILNFRDLPQWIRENKEQFEGKKILTYCTGGIRCEKFSGWMLQEGFEDVSQLDGGIVTYGKDPEVQGDLWDGQLYVFDERISVPVNQKEHVVVGKDYYTGQPCERYVNCANPECNRKILCSEENEHKHLRSCSHECRVHPRNRYIAQHGLSKEEVNERLMALK